The Anoxybacillus amylolyticus DNA segment ATTTGCTTGAGATGGTTTTGCGTGTTTTTTAACGATGTTTACTCCTTCGACAAGCACTCGGTTTTGTTTCGGGAACGCTGCAAGGATTACGCCTTGTTTCCCTTTGTCTTTTCCAGAGATTACTTGTACTTTATCACCTTTTTTTACATGCATCGCAGTTCGCACCTCCTTGAAAGGCTTTTCCTTTTCATTAAATTACTTCTGGAGCTAAAGAAACGATTTTCATGAAATCTTTTTCGCGCAATTCACGCGCAACTGGTCCGAAAATACGTGTTCCGCGTGGGCTCTTATCGTCACGAATAATGACGCATGCGTTCTCATCAAAGCGGATGTAAGAACCGTCTGAACGACGCACGCCGCGTTTTGTGCGGACAACGACCGCTTTCACTACTTGACCTTTTTTAACAACGCCACCTGGTGTTGCGTCCTTAACTGTTACAACGACAACGTCACCGATGTTTGCATAACGACGACCAGAACCACCTAGTACTTTGATGACAAGCACTTCGCGCGCACCAGAGTTGTCAGCAACTTTCATACGAGTTTCTTGTTGAATCATTTACGAAACCTCCCTTCGGAATTGTATCACCGATCCGAACATATTAAAGAATAACCGCTTTTTCCACTACTTCGACAAGACGGAAACGCTTTGTTGCAGAAAGCGGGCGAGTTTCCATGATTTTCACGATGTCGCCAACTTTTGCTACGTTGTTTTCGTCATGCGCTTTGTATTTTTTTGAGTATTTTACACGCTTTCCATAAAGCGGGTGCTTTTTGTAAGTTTCGACAAGAACCGTGATTGTTTTGTCCATTTTATCAGAAACAACACGGCCAACGTATACTTTGCGTTGATTGCGTTCACTCATTTCGCGAACCTCCTCTCAAGCCATTATTTATTCGCAGCGATCTCTCTTTCGCGGATGATCGTTTTCATGCGTGCAATTGCTTTGCGCACTTCACGAATGCGCGCTGTGTTTTCCAATTGGCCTGTTGCTAATTGGAAACGAAGGTTAAACAACTCTTCTTTCAACGATTTAATTTTTTGTTCAATCTCGGCAGTGGTAAGGTCACGGATTTCTTTAGCTTTCATTAGATTCACCACCAATTTCTTCACGTTTTACGAACTTACATTTGATCGGAAGTTTGTGAGAAGCAAGACGTAATGCTTCACGTGCTACTTCTTCAGAAACACCCGCGATTTCAAACATGACTTTGCCAGGTTTCACGACTGCTACCCAGCCTTCTGGCGCCCCTTTACCGGAACCCATCCGCACTTCTAGCGGTTTCGCCGTGTAAGGTTTTGAAGGGAAGATTTTAATCCATACTTTACCGCCACGTCTCATGTAACGAGTCATCGCACGACGAGCAGCTTCAATTTGACGGTTCGTGATCCAAGCAGATTCTAATGCTTGTAATCCGTATTCACCAAAATGTACTTCTGTACCGCCTTTTGCACGACCTTTCATGCGTCCACGATGTTCACGACGGAATTTTACGCGTTTTGGCATTAACATGATTAATTTCCTCCTTCCTCAGTTTTCTTTTTCGTCGGAAGGACCTCTCCACGATAAATCCATACTTTCACACCGATTTTTCCGTATGTTGTGTCTGCTTCTGCAGTTGCATAATCGATGTCAGCGCGAAGAGTGTGGAGTGGAACTGTTCCTTCACTGTAATGTTCAGAGCGAGCAATGTCTGCCCCGCCTAGACGACCAGATACCATCGTTTTAATTCCTTTTGCTCCTGCGCGCATTGTGCGTTGAATCGCTTGTTTTTGCGCACGACGGAACGATACGCGGTTTTCAATTTGACGCGCAATGTTTTCTGCGACTAATTTTGCGTCTAAGTCTGGTTTTTTAATTTCTAAAATGTTGATGTGTACGCGTTTCCCAGTTAATTGACTAAGAGCTTTACGAAGCGCTTCAACTTCTGTACCGCCTTTACCGATAACCATTCCTGGTTTTGCAGTATGAATCGTGATGTTCACGCGATTTGCTGCACGTTCGATTTCTACGCGTGAAACCGCTGCGTCGCTTAAGCGTTTCGTAATGTACTCACGTACTTTAAGGTCTTCATGTAAAAGGTCTGCGTAATCTTTTTCCGCATACCATCTTGATTCCCAATCACGGATAATACCAATGCGGAGACCGACTGGATTTACCTTTTGACCCACTGATTATCCCTCCTTCTTTTCTGAAACAACGATTGTAATATGGCTTGTGCGTTTGTTAATCGCGCTTGCACGACCCATTGCGCGCGGACGGAAACGTTTCAACGTCGGACCTTCGTCCACGTATGCTTCTGTAATCACTAAATTGTTAACATCCATATCGTAGTTATGTTCTGCGTTTGCAACGGCTGATTTTAATACCTTCTCGATAATCGGAGAAGCAGCTTTTGGTGTGTGGCGAAGAATGGCTACTGCTTCACCTACTTGCTTTCCTCGAATTAAATCAATCACTAAGCGAGCTTTACGAGGAGCAATACGAACCG contains these protein-coding regions:
- the rplN gene encoding 50S ribosomal protein L14: MIQQETRMKVADNSGAREVLVIKVLGGSGRRYANIGDVVVVTVKDATPGGVVKKGQVVKAVVVRTKRGVRRSDGSYIRFDENACVIIRDDKSPRGTRIFGPVARELREKDFMKIVSLAPEVI
- the rpsQ gene encoding 30S ribosomal protein S17; this translates as MSERNQRKVYVGRVVSDKMDKTITVLVETYKKHPLYGKRVKYSKKYKAHDENNVAKVGDIVKIMETRPLSATKRFRLVEVVEKAVIL
- the rpmC gene encoding 50S ribosomal protein L29, producing MKAKEIRDLTTAEIEQKIKSLKEELFNLRFQLATGQLENTARIREVRKAIARMKTIIREREIAANK
- the rplP gene encoding 50S ribosomal protein L16, which produces MLMPKRVKFRREHRGRMKGRAKGGTEVHFGEYGLQALESAWITNRQIEAARRAMTRYMRRGGKVWIKIFPSKPYTAKPLEVRMGSGKGAPEGWVAVVKPGKVMFEIAGVSEEVAREALRLASHKLPIKCKFVKREEIGGESNES
- the rpsC gene encoding 30S ribosomal protein S3, whose product is MGQKVNPVGLRIGIIRDWESRWYAEKDYADLLHEDLKVREYITKRLSDAAVSRVEIERAANRVNITIHTAKPGMVIGKGGTEVEALRKALSQLTGKRVHINILEIKKPDLDAKLVAENIARQIENRVSFRRAQKQAIQRTMRAGAKGIKTMVSGRLGGADIARSEHYSEGTVPLHTLRADIDYATAEADTTYGKIGVKVWIYRGEVLPTKKKTEEGGN
- the rplV gene encoding 50S ribosomal protein L22 is translated as MQAKAVARTVRIAPRKARLVIDLIRGKQVGEAVAILRHTPKAASPIIEKVLKSAVANAEHNYDMDVNNLVITEAYVDEGPTLKRFRPRAMGRASAINKRTSHITIVVSEKKEG